The Microcoleus sp. AS-A8 genome window below encodes:
- a CDS encoding glycosyltransferase family 4 protein translates to MRILIYTYNYFPEPIGIAPLVTELAEGLVKRGHEVRVVTGMPNYPQRRIYEEYRGKLYLTELTNGVAVQRSYVWVRPKPSLLDRLLLEASFVVTSFIHALRGKRPDVIFITAPPLPVSVPSALLGWIHRAPIVLNLQDILPEAAINVGLLKNPKLIRIFELLEQFAYRTATKISVIAEDFVEHLISKGVPTRKLVQIPNWVDVNFIHPLPKEKNAFRAEHQLTDKFVALYSGNIALTQGLETVIEAAIRLHHIPSLAIVIVGEEQALQRLQQFCDGCGADNVTLLPLQPREKLPEMLAAADVGLVVQKHNVISFNMPSKIQVLLASGCAVVASVPANGTAAKAIEQSGGGLVVPPEDPDALAAAILELYYQPEKIKMLGEKSRQYALAHYTLEQALDQYEELFAVVQKR, encoded by the coding sequence ATGCGCATTCTGATTTATACCTATAATTATTTTCCAGAGCCAATTGGGATTGCCCCCCTAGTCACAGAGTTAGCAGAAGGTTTAGTCAAGCGAGGGCACGAAGTTCGTGTAGTGACTGGAATGCCCAACTATCCTCAACGCCGGATTTATGAAGAATACCGAGGTAAACTTTACCTCACCGAACTGACCAATGGTGTTGCGGTTCAACGCAGTTACGTCTGGGTTCGTCCGAAACCGAGTTTACTGGATCGATTGTTACTCGAAGCTAGTTTCGTTGTTACCAGCTTCATCCATGCTCTGAGAGGCAAGCGTCCGGATGTGATTTTTATCACCGCGCCTCCCCTGCCCGTGTCCGTTCCATCGGCACTTTTAGGATGGATACATCGTGCACCGATCGTGTTGAATCTTCAGGATATTTTGCCAGAGGCTGCGATTAATGTCGGATTGCTCAAGAATCCCAAGCTAATCCGCATTTTTGAACTTTTAGAACAGTTTGCTTACCGCACCGCCACAAAGATCAGTGTGATTGCGGAGGACTTTGTCGAACACTTAATAAGTAAAGGCGTTCCTACCCGTAAACTTGTACAAATACCCAATTGGGTAGATGTTAATTTTATCCATCCTTTACCCAAAGAAAAAAACGCCTTCCGCGCTGAACATCAACTCACTGATAAATTTGTCGCCCTCTACTCCGGCAACATCGCTCTCACACAAGGATTAGAAACGGTGATTGAGGCCGCCATTCGCCTGCATCATATTCCCAGCTTAGCTATTGTGATTGTGGGGGAAGAACAAGCCTTGCAGCGATTGCAGCAATTTTGCGATGGGTGCGGTGCTGACAATGTGACTTTACTACCGCTTCAACCGCGCGAAAAACTACCTGAAATGCTAGCCGCTGCCGATGTGGGATTAGTGGTGCAAAAGCATAACGTGATTTCCTTCAATATGCCGTCAAAAATTCAAGTGCTGCTGGCGAGTGGTTGCGCTGTGGTGGCGTCTGTTCCGGCAAATGGCACAGCCGCCAAAGCCATTGAACAAAGTGGCGGTGGTCTGGTTGTCCCTCCCGAAGACCCGGATGCCCTAGCGGCAGCAATTTTGGAACTGTATTACCAACCGGAAAAGATTAAAATG